The following proteins come from a genomic window of Actinomarinicola tropica:
- a CDS encoding sulfite exporter TauE/SafE family protein: MIDVPWLVVLAVGSAAVGALGGLGGAVFLVPALVVGGVEPIDAAPLGLISVAAGSLAAAPRQLEHGLVHHRLGITLEVAASAAAVVAAVVSSEVSGDLLRVVLAVSAGGAGVAGLLRSEVRNVALPEFAGEPPAEWPGTLGGAYAGPGGVIPYRARNVPQGLVAMVVAGAITGLSGVSAGFVKTPAMRELMYIPVKVAAATTTFTVGITAATSLLVFAGQGRIDVAAGSAVALGGLVGGVIGAAVQERLSPKGVRRALSIVLVVVAVVVLVDP, translated from the coding sequence GTGATCGACGTCCCGTGGCTCGTCGTGCTCGCCGTGGGCTCGGCGGCGGTCGGGGCCCTCGGGGGCCTCGGGGGCGCGGTCTTCCTCGTCCCCGCGCTGGTGGTGGGCGGCGTGGAGCCGATCGACGCCGCGCCCCTCGGGCTCATCTCCGTCGCCGCCGGATCGCTGGCTGCGGCGCCGCGCCAGCTCGAGCACGGGTTGGTCCACCACCGCCTCGGCATCACCCTCGAGGTGGCGGCCTCGGCCGCCGCGGTGGTCGCCGCCGTCGTGTCCTCGGAGGTGTCCGGCGACCTGCTGCGGGTGGTCCTCGCGGTCAGCGCCGGTGGCGCGGGCGTGGCCGGCCTCCTCCGCAGCGAGGTGCGCAACGTCGCGCTGCCCGAGTTCGCAGGTGAGCCGCCGGCGGAGTGGCCGGGGACGCTCGGCGGGGCCTACGCCGGACCGGGCGGCGTCATCCCCTATCGGGCCCGCAACGTGCCGCAGGGACTGGTGGCGATGGTCGTCGCCGGTGCCATCACCGGCCTGTCCGGGGTCAGCGCGGGGTTCGTGAAGACGCCGGCCATGCGCGAGCTGATGTACATCCCCGTGAAGGTGGCCGCCGCCACCACCACGTTCACGGTGGGCATCACCGCGGCGACGTCGCTGCTCGTCTTCGCCGGCCAGGGCCGCATCGACGTCGCCGCGGGATCGGCGGTGGCGCTCGGCGGCCTCGTCGGCGGTGTCATCGGCGCGGCGGTGCAGGAGCGGCTGTCCCCGAAGGGCGTTCGCCGTGCGCTCTCGATCGTGCTCGTCGTCGTCGCCGTCGTCGTCCTGGTGGACCCGTGA
- a CDS encoding AAA family ATPase, with protein sequence MNGFTRDALQRSIDAKGILFPPHVLDQVVAAIDAGKHLILTGPPGTGKTTLAYVAAEVAQKAMLCTGYLPTTATSEWTTFETIGGLQPTAEGLIYRPGLFVEAIMTGRWLVIDELNRSNFDRAFGQLFTVLSGSPVVLPFKRSGQPQPISIVPSGIDPPDDTDVIRMPASWRIIATMNVFDKNLLFEMSYALMRRFAFIEVGTPDEDAYVKLLQGPGEIVTRLLPLRRFSDLGPAVFLDAARYAARRAEDGTSESRLLYEVFYAYFLPQFEGMDDDKATALYRTVEPLFDEPERLEAQRTIGEVLGIELSI encoded by the coding sequence GTGAACGGCTTCACGCGCGACGCGCTCCAACGATCGATCGACGCCAAGGGGATCTTGTTCCCGCCCCACGTGCTCGACCAGGTCGTCGCGGCGATCGACGCCGGCAAGCACCTGATCCTCACCGGACCCCCGGGCACCGGCAAGACCACGCTCGCCTACGTCGCCGCCGAGGTCGCCCAGAAGGCCATGCTCTGCACGGGCTACCTCCCGACGACGGCCACCAGCGAGTGGACCACGTTCGAGACGATCGGCGGGCTCCAGCCGACCGCCGAGGGCCTCATCTACCGGCCGGGCCTGTTCGTCGAAGCGATCATGACCGGGCGCTGGCTGGTGATCGACGAGCTCAACCGCTCCAACTTCGACCGGGCGTTCGGGCAGCTGTTCACGGTCCTCTCCGGCTCGCCGGTGGTCCTGCCCTTCAAGCGATCGGGCCAGCCGCAGCCGATCTCGATCGTGCCGTCCGGCATCGATCCGCCCGACGACACCGACGTGATCCGCATGCCGGCGTCGTGGCGGATCATCGCCACGATGAACGTCTTCGACAAGAACCTCCTGTTCGAGATGTCGTACGCGCTCATGCGCCGCTTCGCCTTCATCGAGGTGGGCACGCCGGACGAGGACGCCTACGTGAAGCTCCTCCAGGGTCCTGGCGAGATCGTCACGCGGCTCCTGCCGCTGCGCCGCTTCAGCGACCTCGGGCCTGCGGTGTTCCTCGACGCCGCCCGCTACGCGGCCCGACGGGCCGAGGACGGCACCTCCGAGTCGCGCCTGCTGTACGAGGTCTTCTACGCCTACTTCCTGCCGCAGTTCGAGGGCATGGACGACGACAAGGCCACCGCCCTCTACCGGACGGTCGAGCCGCTGTTCGACGAGCCCGAGCGCCTCGAGGCGCAGCGGACGATCGGCGAGGTCCTCGGCATCGAGCTGTCGATCTGA
- the dinB gene encoding DNA polymerase IV: protein MGEPDEATILHADLDAFYASVEQLLDPRLRGRPVVVGGGVVLAASYEARARGVRGGMPGWRARQLCPELVSVGGHFREYQRLGDEVMAILRDVTPLVERVSIDEAFLDVRGTRRLFGDPTQIARSIRQRVRSDVGLPISVGVATTKHLAKVASQVAKPDGLVVVPAGTERRFLAPLPVGLLWGVGPVTRQRLAGRGITTIGELVELDRGHLERLLGSAIGRSLHERAANVDRRRVVDGSRNCSMGAQSALGRRAATPEQLRTTLGHLADRVTGRMRRASLTGRTITTRVRFTDLRSVTRSVTLPEPIAETLTVTSVAVELAAAALRDHPEEREISLLGLSVSGLVGAAPVQLELELGLPGATRRPGSGVGVARRSVDRAVDAVRDRFGRDAVGLAGVQLRGDGGVPDAFRELAERNGRPPSDGS from the coding sequence ATGGGCGAGCCCGACGAGGCGACGATCCTGCACGCCGATCTGGACGCCTTCTACGCGTCGGTCGAGCAGCTGCTCGATCCGAGGCTGCGCGGTCGTCCGGTCGTGGTCGGCGGCGGCGTCGTGCTCGCCGCCTCCTACGAGGCGCGTGCGCGTGGCGTGCGCGGCGGCATGCCGGGGTGGAGGGCGCGGCAGCTGTGCCCCGAGCTGGTCAGCGTCGGCGGGCACTTCCGCGAGTACCAGAGGCTCGGCGACGAGGTGATGGCGATCCTGCGCGACGTGACGCCGCTGGTCGAGCGGGTGTCGATCGACGAGGCCTTCCTCGACGTCCGCGGCACGCGGCGCCTCTTCGGCGACCCGACCCAGATCGCACGCTCGATCCGCCAGCGGGTGCGCTCCGATGTCGGGCTGCCGATCTCGGTCGGGGTGGCGACCACCAAGCACCTCGCCAAGGTGGCGTCGCAGGTGGCCAAGCCCGACGGGCTCGTCGTCGTCCCCGCCGGCACCGAACGCCGGTTCCTCGCGCCGCTCCCGGTCGGGCTCCTGTGGGGTGTCGGGCCGGTCACGAGGCAACGCCTCGCCGGGCGGGGCATCACGACGATCGGCGAGCTGGTCGAGCTCGACCGGGGCCACCTCGAGCGTCTGCTCGGCTCGGCCATCGGCCGCTCGCTCCACGAGCGAGCCGCCAACGTCGACCGACGTCGGGTGGTGGACGGGTCGCGGAACTGCTCGATGGGCGCGCAGTCGGCGCTCGGGCGCCGTGCCGCCACACCGGAGCAGCTGCGCACCACCCTCGGCCACCTCGCCGATCGGGTCACCGGACGGATGCGGCGCGCGAGCCTCACGGGGCGGACCATCACCACGCGGGTGCGGTTCACCGACCTCCGGTCGGTCACCCGCTCGGTCACGTTGCCCGAGCCGATCGCCGAGACGCTCACCGTCACCTCGGTCGCGGTCGAGCTCGCCGCCGCTGCGCTGCGAGACCACCCCGAGGAGCGCGAGATCAGCCTCCTCGGCCTGTCGGTCTCGGGCCTCGTCGGGGCCGCACCGGTGCAGCTGGAGCTCGAGCTGGGTCTGCCCGGCGCCACCCGCCGTCCCGGCTCCGGTGTTGGCGTCGCACGACGCTCCGTGGATCGGGCCGTCGACGCGGTGCGGGACCGCTTCGGCCGAGATGCCGTCGGCCTGGCCGGCGTCCAGCTGCGCGGCGATGGCGGGGTGCCCGACGCGTTCCGCGAGCTCGCCGAGCGGAACGGTCGGCCCCCCTCCGACGGATCGTGA
- a CDS encoding AAA family ATPase, which yields MSGCYIVVSGAPGSGKTRLARPLAEQLHLPLLSKDVVKETLFDELGVGDRLWSRRMGRASMAVLYNIAASTPAAVIEAVFHRDVALDDLRALGKPLIEVHCQCDPDLAIARFQQRAEDERHPGHLDSRQPRNKLEELVQDGCRPLGLDGPLLEVDTTDDVDVDAVAAWVRAQPEWDPGTD from the coding sequence ATGTCCGGTTGCTACATCGTGGTCAGCGGTGCGCCGGGCAGCGGCAAGACGCGCTTGGCCCGCCCGCTCGCGGAGCAGCTGCACCTCCCGCTCCTGTCGAAGGACGTCGTGAAGGAGACCCTGTTCGACGAGCTCGGCGTCGGCGACCGGCTGTGGTCCCGCCGCATGGGGCGGGCGAGCATGGCGGTGCTCTACAACATCGCCGCCAGCACCCCCGCGGCCGTCATCGAGGCCGTCTTCCACCGCGACGTCGCGCTCGACGACCTGCGCGCCCTCGGCAAGCCGCTCATCGAGGTGCACTGCCAGTGCGACCCCGACCTCGCGATCGCGCGCTTCCAGCAGCGGGCCGAGGACGAGCGCCACCCGGGCCACCTCGACAGCCGCCAGCCCCGCAACAAGCTCGAGGAGCTGGTGCAGGACGGCTGTCGGCCCCTGGGGCTCGACGGACCGCTGCTGGAGGTCGACACCACCGACGACGTCGACGTCGACGCCGTGGCCGCGTGGGTCCGGGCACAGCCCGAGTGGGACCCCGGCACCGACTGA
- the mobA gene encoding molybdenum cofactor guanylyltransferase gives MSGSVPASDRVPFSGAVLTGGASRRMGRDKALIDLDGRPLAGRVVGALHEAGATRVICVGGDLDALRRAGLEAVADIHPGDGPLAGVLTALGTPGVEELVAVLATDLLQPDPVAVRRCVDAAVDDVDLVVPVAAGRVQWLHGVWRRSTAGPHVRRAFADGERAVHRAVQGLRVVELDGLAAAATVDADRPEDLTTGDARN, from the coding sequence ATGAGCGGGTCCGTGCCGGCCTCGGACCGGGTGCCGTTCAGCGGCGCGGTCCTGACAGGAGGGGCGTCGCGCCGCATGGGGCGCGACAAGGCACTGATCGACCTGGACGGCCGGCCGCTCGCCGGACGGGTCGTCGGGGCGCTGCACGAGGCGGGAGCCACGCGGGTGATCTGCGTCGGGGGCGACCTCGACGCTCTGCGCCGCGCCGGGCTCGAGGCCGTCGCCGACATCCATCCGGGTGACGGGCCGCTCGCCGGCGTCCTCACCGCGCTCGGCACCCCCGGCGTCGAGGAGCTCGTCGCCGTGCTCGCCACCGACCTGCTCCAGCCGGACCCGGTGGCCGTCCGGCGCTGCGTCGACGCGGCGGTCGACGACGTCGACCTCGTCGTCCCCGTCGCGGCCGGCCGCGTGCAGTGGCTGCACGGCGTGTGGCGACGGAGCACCGCCGGTCCGCACGTGCGCCGCGCCTTCGCGGACGGCGAGCGGGCCGTCCACCGCGCCGTCCAGGGCCTCCGCGTCGTCGAGCTCGACGGACTCGCGGCCGCGGCCACCGTCGACGCGGACCGCCCGGAGGACCTGACGACCGGCGACGCCCGGAACTAG
- a CDS encoding rhodanese-like domain-containing protein: MDIPEIDVDELADRLERGDDLLVDVRRPDEWDEAHIGAATLITLDTLPDHLDELPRDRAILVICRSGARSAAATEALRGAGYDATNVAGGMLAWIDSGRDVATGA, from the coding sequence GTGGACATCCCCGAGATCGACGTCGACGAGCTGGCCGACCGCCTGGAGAGGGGCGACGACCTGCTGGTCGACGTGCGCCGACCCGACGAGTGGGACGAGGCGCACATCGGTGCGGCCACGCTCATCACCCTCGACACGCTGCCGGACCACCTCGACGAGCTGCCGCGCGACAGGGCGATCCTCGTGATCTGCCGGTCGGGGGCCAGGAGCGCCGCGGCCACCGAGGCGCTGCGCGGTGCCGGCTACGACGCCACGAACGTCGCGGGCGGCATGCTCGCCTGGATCGACTCGGGCCGCGACGTCGCCACCGGCGCGTGA
- the typA gene encoding translational GTPase TypA: MPPTSLRNVAIVAHVDHGKTTLVDALLKAAGTFRENEAVAERVLDSGDQERERGITILAKAASITWEGVRINLVDTPGHADFGGEVERALTMVDGVLLLVDAAEGPLPQTRYVLSKALAIGLPAVVVLNKVDRGDARPAEVLDEVYQLFMDLDADDHHIEFPVISAVAREGRSVVGLGMPGEDADLRPLLQTLIDTVPPPAGDPDAPLQAIVTNLDASDYLGRLAVGRVINGRLRKGDQVALCGEDDELVRRRLSQLLGVEGVSRVEVEERAAGDLFVLAGFPEVEIGDTLADAADPQPLPRLTVDEPVMRMTFGVNTSPLAGKEGKYLTSRHLRERLEREVLGNVSIRLAETDSPDIIEVAARGELQLAVLIESMRREGYELQVSRPEVLEREIDGRRHEPLEHAVIDVPDDFVGTVTQAVAPRKGRVSDLRPGDAGRTIITIEAPSRGLLGFRSLLLTATRGTALMHQHHEGWIPWVGELPTRSGGAMIADRSGTSTGYALDNLQQRGEMFIGPGETVYEGMIIGESARGDEMQVNVTREKQKTNIRTHASDDAIKLTPPRQLTLESCIEWIADDELVEVTPSNLRLRKRVLREQDRRRLGRS, from the coding sequence GTGCCTCCCACCAGCCTCCGCAACGTCGCCATCGTCGCCCACGTCGACCACGGCAAGACCACCCTCGTCGACGCCCTCCTGAAGGCGGCGGGAACCTTCCGCGAGAACGAGGCGGTGGCCGAGCGCGTCCTCGACTCCGGCGACCAGGAGCGCGAGCGGGGCATCACGATCCTCGCGAAGGCGGCCTCGATCACCTGGGAGGGCGTGCGGATCAACCTCGTCGACACCCCGGGGCACGCCGACTTCGGCGGCGAGGTCGAGCGGGCGCTCACGATGGTCGACGGCGTGCTGCTCCTGGTGGACGCCGCCGAGGGGCCCCTGCCCCAGACCCGCTACGTCCTGTCGAAGGCGCTCGCGATCGGCCTGCCCGCCGTCGTGGTGCTCAACAAGGTGGACCGTGGCGACGCCCGCCCCGCCGAGGTGCTCGACGAGGTCTACCAGCTGTTCATGGACCTCGACGCCGACGACCACCACATCGAGTTCCCCGTGATCTCCGCGGTCGCCCGTGAGGGCCGCAGCGTCGTCGGCCTGGGCATGCCCGGCGAGGACGCCGACCTCCGGCCGCTCCTGCAGACGCTGATCGACACCGTCCCGCCCCCGGCCGGCGACCCGGACGCCCCGCTCCAGGCCATCGTCACCAACCTCGACGCCTCGGACTACCTCGGCCGCCTCGCGGTCGGACGGGTCATCAACGGGCGACTCCGCAAGGGCGACCAGGTCGCGCTCTGCGGCGAGGACGACGAGCTCGTCCGTCGACGGCTGAGCCAGCTGCTCGGCGTCGAGGGCGTCAGCAGGGTCGAGGTCGAGGAGCGCGCCGCCGGCGACCTGTTCGTGCTGGCCGGCTTCCCCGAGGTCGAGATCGGCGACACCCTGGCCGACGCCGCCGACCCGCAGCCGCTCCCGCGCCTCACCGTCGACGAACCGGTCATGCGGATGACGTTCGGGGTGAACACGTCGCCGCTCGCCGGCAAGGAGGGCAAGTACCTCACCTCCCGCCACCTGCGCGAGCGCCTCGAGCGCGAGGTGCTCGGCAACGTCTCGATCCGCCTCGCCGAGACCGACTCGCCCGACATCATCGAGGTCGCGGCGCGCGGCGAGCTGCAGCTGGCCGTCCTCATCGAGAGCATGCGCCGCGAGGGCTACGAGCTGCAGGTGAGCCGCCCGGAGGTGCTCGAGCGCGAGATCGACGGCCGCCGCCACGAGCCCCTCGAGCACGCCGTGATCGACGTCCCCGACGACTTCGTCGGCACCGTCACCCAGGCGGTGGCACCCCGCAAGGGCCGGGTCTCCGACCTCCGGCCGGGCGATGCCGGACGCACGATCATCACCATCGAGGCGCCGTCCCGCGGCCTCCTCGGCTTCCGATCCCTCCTGCTCACCGCCACCCGCGGCACCGCCCTGATGCACCAGCACCACGAGGGCTGGATCCCGTGGGTCGGGGAGCTCCCCACCCGAAGCGGCGGCGCCATGATCGCCGACCGCTCCGGCACCTCCACCGGCTACGCCCTCGACAACCTGCAGCAGCGGGGCGAGATGTTCATCGGCCCGGGCGAGACCGTCTACGAGGGCATGATCATCGGCGAGTCGGCGCGGGGCGACGAGATGCAGGTGAACGTCACCCGCGAGAAGCAGAAGACGAACATCCGCACGCACGCGTCGGACGACGCCATCAAGCTGACCCCGCCGCGCCAGCTCACCCTCGAGTCGTGCATCGAGTGGATCGCCGACGACGAGCTCGTCGAGGTCACGCCCTCGAACCTCCGGTTGCGCAAGCGCGTCCTGCGCGAGCAGGACCGCCGCCGGCTCGGCCGGTCCTAG
- a CDS encoding chloride channel protein — protein sequence MTANASRLLLAAILTGILVGLTVAGFEWLTTELVLHALLERPTWQLALAPGVGLVTCALLLRWVAGGAGPSTSDEYVREFHARSPRLPIRQMPGKLLAGVATIGSGGALGLEGPSVYAGSTLGLEVSARLRRWLALDDARLLLSAGAAAGIAAVFQTPATGVIFALESPYKDDVARRALLPALLASAASYITFVVVLQPEDALPVLGLRPGPIEATELIGAAILGVLAGLFGRGTAWMVTVTKEIVGRVRLRYRIVVAATVLAALVVVSEALFEAPLSLGPGIQAIEWVTDPERSLTLIAALFVVRILATLSTLGGSGSGGLFIPLVVQGVILGRFVGGLLPGTEASSSLWPTLGLAAFLGAGYRAPIAAVMFVAESTSGDSYVVPALIAAAVSQLVAGSTTVASGQRSARIGHLEGRLQLPIVAVMSTDELTVPPDAALSEFMDLHVLGRRRRTVAVVDGDTYLGTCSLADVATVERERWEITSVAEVMRTDAPTGRPGWTLKEAVAAMERNDLDVLAVTDESGTFVGIVDADEVVRLDQILDETDPSSQGTE from the coding sequence ATGACGGCGAACGCGTCTCGCCTCCTCCTCGCGGCCATCCTCACCGGCATCCTCGTCGGGCTCACGGTCGCCGGGTTCGAGTGGCTGACGACCGAGCTCGTGCTCCACGCGCTGCTCGAACGCCCGACGTGGCAGCTCGCCCTCGCCCCGGGCGTCGGCCTCGTGACCTGCGCCCTCCTCCTCCGCTGGGTGGCCGGCGGCGCAGGTCCGAGCACGTCGGACGAGTACGTCCGCGAGTTCCACGCCCGCAGCCCACGGCTCCCGATCCGCCAGATGCCGGGGAAGCTGCTCGCCGGCGTGGCCACGATCGGGTCCGGCGGCGCCCTCGGGCTGGAGGGCCCCTCGGTCTACGCCGGCTCGACGCTCGGCCTCGAGGTCTCCGCCCGCCTGCGGCGCTGGTTGGCTCTCGACGACGCCCGCCTCCTGCTCTCCGCGGGCGCGGCCGCGGGCATCGCCGCCGTCTTCCAGACGCCGGCGACCGGCGTGATCTTCGCCCTGGAGTCCCCCTACAAGGACGACGTCGCCCGCCGGGCGCTGCTCCCCGCCCTGCTCGCGTCCGCGGCCAGCTACATCACCTTCGTCGTCGTGCTCCAGCCCGAGGACGCCCTCCCCGTGCTCGGCCTGCGCCCCGGCCCGATCGAGGCGACCGAGCTGATCGGCGCCGCGATCCTCGGGGTGCTGGCCGGCCTGTTCGGGCGGGGGACGGCGTGGATGGTGACGGTCACGAAGGAGATCGTCGGCCGGGTCCGCCTGCGGTACAGGATCGTGGTCGCCGCGACGGTGCTCGCCGCCCTCGTCGTCGTCAGCGAGGCGCTCTTCGAGGCGCCCCTGTCGCTCGGACCCGGCATCCAGGCCATCGAGTGGGTGACCGACCCGGAGCGGTCGCTCACCCTGATCGCCGCGCTCTTCGTCGTCCGCATCCTCGCCACGCTCTCGACCCTCGGGGGGAGCGGGTCGGGTGGGCTGTTCATCCCCCTGGTCGTCCAGGGCGTCATCCTCGGTCGGTTCGTCGGCGGTCTGCTGCCGGGCACCGAGGCGTCCTCGAGCCTCTGGCCCACGCTGGGCCTGGCTGCCTTCCTCGGCGCCGGCTACCGGGCGCCGATCGCGGCGGTGATGTTCGTCGCCGAGAGCACGAGCGGCGACAGCTACGTCGTGCCGGCGCTCATCGCCGCGGCGGTCTCACAGCTCGTGGCCGGCTCCACGACGGTGGCGAGCGGCCAGCGCTCGGCACGGATCGGCCACCTGGAGGGGCGCCTCCAGCTCCCGATCGTCGCCGTGATGTCGACCGACGAGCTCACGGTGCCACCCGACGCCGCGCTGTCGGAGTTCATGGACCTCCACGTGCTCGGGCGTCGGCGCCGCACCGTCGCCGTCGTCGACGGCGACACGTACCTCGGCACGTGCTCGCTCGCCGACGTCGCGACCGTGGAGCGGGAGCGCTGGGAGATCACGAGCGTCGCCGAGGTCATGCGCACGGACGCGCCGACGGGACGCCCGGGGTGGACGCTGAAGGAGGCCGTCGCCGCCATGGAGCGCAACGACCTCGACGTGCTGGCCGTGACCGACGAGTCGGGCACGTTCGTCGGCATCGTGGACGCCGACGAGGTCGTCCGCCTGGATCAGATCCTCGACGAGACGGATCCGTCGAGCCAGGGGACGGAGTGA
- the rnd gene encoding ribonuclease D, with amino-acid sequence MSRLEPITDPARFATVVEELRGEHVVALDTEFHRERTYYPRIALVQLAWRDEVAIVDPLAVDLAPLAEILDAEGTTTVVHAASQDLEVLLRCCGTVPRQLFDTQIAAGFLGMSNPSLGSLVEREVGVRLPKGDRLTDWLQRPLTDAQLAYAASDVAHLVEIHGRQVAALEARGRLGWALDECDALRNRARVNRPPDEAWSRIKEVRQLRGRARAIARAVAAWRERRAMEVDQPVRFVLADLAIVAIAQRAPTTPDELRSIRGVDDRHAKGEVARQILEAVAEGAAAGPAPAEPTTNGELSRELRPAVGLVSSWVSQLAREEDIDTALLATRADLEALLRGDEDARLAQGWRAELVGEPIRRLVAGEAALAFDGKGGLVLEVRSHLPLRGAPQG; translated from the coding sequence GTGAGCCGCCTCGAGCCGATCACCGACCCGGCGCGGTTCGCCACCGTCGTCGAGGAGCTGCGCGGCGAGCACGTCGTCGCCCTCGACACCGAGTTCCACCGGGAGCGCACCTACTACCCGCGCATCGCGCTGGTCCAGCTCGCCTGGCGCGACGAGGTGGCGATCGTCGACCCCCTCGCGGTCGACCTCGCCCCCCTCGCCGAGATCCTCGACGCCGAGGGCACCACCACGGTCGTCCACGCCGCCTCCCAGGACCTCGAGGTGCTGCTGCGGTGCTGCGGGACGGTGCCCCGTCAGCTCTTCGACACCCAGATCGCCGCCGGCTTCCTCGGCATGTCGAACCCGTCGCTCGGATCGCTCGTCGAGCGCGAGGTCGGCGTGCGCCTCCCGAAGGGCGACCGGCTCACCGACTGGCTCCAGCGGCCCCTCACCGACGCGCAGCTCGCCTACGCCGCCTCCGACGTCGCCCACCTCGTCGAGATCCACGGTCGGCAGGTCGCGGCGCTCGAGGCGCGGGGTCGCCTCGGTTGGGCGCTCGACGAGTGCGACGCCCTGCGCAACCGGGCTCGGGTCAACCGCCCGCCGGACGAGGCGTGGTCCCGCATCAAGGAGGTCCGTCAGCTGCGCGGGCGAGCACGGGCGATCGCCCGGGCCGTCGCGGCGTGGCGGGAGCGGCGGGCGATGGAGGTCGACCAGCCGGTCCGCTTCGTGCTCGCCGACCTCGCGATCGTGGCGATCGCGCAGCGGGCGCCCACCACACCGGACGAGCTGCGATCGATCCGGGGTGTCGACGACCGACACGCGAAGGGCGAGGTCGCCCGGCAGATCCTCGAGGCGGTCGCCGAGGGCGCCGCTGCGGGGCCGGCGCCCGCCGAACCCACCACGAACGGCGAGCTCTCCCGGGAGCTGCGACCGGCCGTCGGCCTCGTGTCGTCCTGGGTCAGCCAGCTCGCTCGGGAGGAGGACATCGACACCGCCCTCCTCGCCACCCGCGCCGATCTCGAAGCGCTGCTCCGGGGTGACGAGGACGCACGCCTGGCGCAGGGGTGGCGGGCCGAGCTCGTGGGCGAGCCGATCCGCCGTCTCGTCGCCGGCGAGGCCGCACTGGCCTTCGACGGCAAGGGCGGGCTGGTCCTCGAGGTGCGCTCGCACCTGCCGCTGCGCGGCGCCCCCCAGGGCTGA
- a CDS encoding HNH endonuclease: MVLLDVGEAESTVAGALSALARAVDLLGAVDLDALDARSEMRLVRDVEVLRRRLDAVTDRLAGHLDRSQAYVVDGLVSAAVAVRHLGRLPHAEARARVQCARVLRDLPALAAAHQAGEVPTGHVRAVERVARNPRVGHLLPLVEDVLVEMARSEGHEGFCRWLREWERLADVDGTEQDAETTHARRSGSVVENFDGGFSLTGGFGNLQGAAIAETFEWFARAELLADWTEARARLGDAATDADLPRSAAQRGADALAAIFARAASTVGRAVPLVNIVVDLHTFETALTGTETVADPTGPRLCRTVSGVPLAPSDVVAAALAGQVRRVIIDANSNVIDLGRRRRFFTGSARQAAELTNTLAHPDGLRCIWNGCHRQRGLQIDHTIDASRGGPTDQANAAVLCDTHNRLKNHGWHPTRAPDGTWTIHRPDRTPTTPPA, from the coding sequence GTGGTGCTGCTCGATGTCGGGGAAGCGGAGTCGACGGTGGCTGGGGCGTTGTCGGCGTTGGCGCGGGCGGTGGATCTGCTCGGGGCGGTGGATCTCGATGCGTTGGATGCCCGCTCGGAGATGCGGTTGGTGCGCGACGTGGAGGTCCTGCGCCGCCGGTTGGACGCGGTGACCGACCGCCTCGCGGGGCACCTGGACCGCTCCCAGGCGTATGTGGTGGATGGTCTGGTGTCGGCGGCGGTGGCGGTGCGTCACCTGGGCCGGTTGCCACACGCCGAGGCCCGGGCTCGGGTGCAGTGCGCCCGTGTGCTGCGGGACCTGCCGGCGCTGGCCGCGGCGCATCAGGCGGGGGAGGTGCCGACCGGGCATGTGCGGGCGGTCGAGCGGGTGGCCCGCAACCCCCGGGTCGGTCATCTGTTGCCGCTGGTCGAGGACGTGCTCGTCGAGATGGCACGCAGCGAGGGCCATGAGGGGTTCTGTCGGTGGTTGCGGGAGTGGGAACGCCTCGCCGATGTCGACGGCACCGAACAGGACGCCGAGACGACCCACGCGCGACGGAGCGGGTCGGTGGTGGAGAACTTCGACGGCGGGTTCAGCCTCACCGGCGGGTTCGGGAACCTCCAGGGCGCCGCCATCGCGGAGACCTTCGAGTGGTTCGCCCGTGCCGAGCTCCTCGCGGACTGGACCGAGGCACGCGCCCGGCTCGGCGACGCCGCCACCGACGCCGACCTGCCCCGCAGCGCCGCCCAGCGCGGCGCCGACGCCCTCGCCGCGATCTTCGCCCGCGCGGCCTCCACCGTCGGCCGGGCCGTGCCGCTGGTCAACATCGTGGTCGACCTGCACACCTTCGAGACCGCCCTCACCGGCACCGAGACGGTGGCCGACCCGACCGGGCCGCGCCTCTGCCGCACCGTCTCGGGGGTGCCCCTCGCGCCGTCCGACGTGGTCGCCGCGGCACTGGCCGGCCAGGTCCGCCGCGTGATCATCGACGCCAACTCCAACGTGATCGACCTCGGACGCCGCCGAAGGTTCTTCACCGGCTCGGCCCGCCAGGCTGCCGAGCTCACCAACACCCTCGCCCACCCCGACGGACTGCGCTGCATCTGGAACGGCTGCCACCGACAACGCGGCCTGCAGATCGACCACACCATCGACGCGAGCCGAGGCGGACCCACCGACCAAGCCAACGCCGCCGTCCTCTGCGACACCCACAACCGGCTCAAGAACCACGGCTGGCACCCCACCCGCGCACCCGACGGCACCTGGACCATCCACCGCCCCGACCGCACACCCACCACACCACCCGCATGA